A region from the Halobacillus mangrovi genome encodes:
- the msrA gene encoding peptide-methionine (S)-S-oxide reductase MsrA, whose product MSTRLKWSVIAGVLILIGIFVIPEAYAYLTKRNYESEAVTEADVPEGYQVATFAGGCFWCMEPPYEKLDGIYEVISGYTGGDTEKPTYEEVSAGGTGHIEAVQVYYDPEKITYEQLLDVFWRQINPTDDEGQFVDRGYQYTTAIFYHSEEQKRKAEQSKKALGESGWFDKDIVTPIRKAEEFYRAEEYHQNYYKKNEFRYKFYRGNSGRDDYLEKKWGEDRELELPKK is encoded by the coding sequence ATGAGCACACGGTTAAAATGGTCGGTCATCGCTGGAGTCCTCATTCTCATTGGGATATTTGTCATTCCTGAAGCTTATGCATATTTAACAAAACGAAATTATGAAAGCGAAGCTGTAACAGAGGCAGATGTTCCTGAAGGCTATCAAGTAGCTACATTTGCCGGCGGATGCTTCTGGTGTATGGAACCTCCCTATGAGAAATTAGACGGAATCTATGAAGTCATCTCAGGCTATACAGGCGGCGATACAGAAAAACCTACGTATGAAGAAGTTTCTGCTGGAGGAACAGGTCATATTGAAGCCGTTCAAGTATACTATGATCCTGAAAAGATAACGTATGAACAGCTCTTGGATGTGTTCTGGAGACAAATCAACCCAACGGATGATGAAGGACAATTTGTCGACAGGGGTTATCAATATACCACCGCGATTTTTTACCATTCAGAAGAACAAAAAAGGAAAGCAGAACAATCAAAGAAAGCCCTGGGTGAGTCAGGATGGTTCGACAAAGACATTGTAACGCCGATCAGAAAAGCGGAAGAATTTTACCGCGCGGAAGAGTACCACCAGAATTATTACAAGAAAAATGAATTCAGGTATAAATTTTACCGCGGCAACTCTGGACGGGATGACTACTTGGAAAAGAAATGGGGAGAAGATCGTGAACTTGAGCTTCCGAAAAAATAG
- a CDS encoding endonuclease MutS2 translates to MNQRTYQTLEFIEILEEVSRYALTKEGKETIRTSTPSRERQLLERQHEEVEEANAILNISGNVPIHTLDDVTYMIEQGKKGLYIRANQFAGLISFLDHCSKLKRFMADKAIAAPTIHLYASSIADLSQLEEDILQTIRHGQVDDHASKNLTKIRKQISVKQSRLKERLEVQAKKYKSYMQEAQPVEKNGRYTLPIKRENRNKVKGSIIDQSSSGATVFIEPDEMTKLQEELHLLRMNEEHEVEQILYTLTAEVISHEHELNIAIETMHQYDVIFAKAKYSRSIKGNPPIFSEGFSLNVKEARHPMLGEKAVPLSVQLMETDQALLITGPNTGGKTVTLKTIGLLCLMAQTGLPIPAKAGTVLPIFQHIFVDIGDGQSIEENLSTFSSRLVNLIDILKEANDHSLLLLDEIGSGTDPGEGMGLATAILDQLAEKGSTILATTHYSEMKEYAREKTGFINGAMEFDVETLKPTYKLLLGTSGKSQAFDIAHKLGLHPEILKHAYKITYKQEANFEIDQERLKQEDFRKQITVNRYARNKAVQKKKPVTSAKFQMGDNVRIPSEEEMGIVYTGPDEKGNYIVQVKGEKRTYNHKRLKLHIPAKELYPEDYDFDIIFKSKDYRKIRKQLDRKHVEGLILEDEE, encoded by the coding sequence ATGAATCAACGGACCTATCAAACATTAGAATTTATCGAAATACTTGAAGAAGTCAGCCGATACGCATTAACAAAAGAAGGAAAAGAAACGATCCGAACCTCAACACCTTCAAGAGAGCGGCAACTGCTGGAGCGTCAGCATGAAGAAGTAGAGGAAGCGAATGCCATTTTGAATATCAGTGGAAACGTGCCGATTCATACACTGGACGATGTAACGTATATGATCGAACAGGGGAAAAAGGGATTGTACATCAGAGCGAATCAGTTCGCCGGCCTTATCTCATTTCTTGATCATTGCTCGAAGCTGAAGCGATTTATGGCAGATAAAGCCATAGCAGCACCGACCATTCATTTGTATGCTTCTTCGATTGCTGATTTAAGCCAATTGGAAGAGGACATTCTACAAACGATCAGGCACGGGCAAGTCGATGATCATGCTTCCAAAAACTTAACTAAAATCAGAAAACAAATCAGTGTCAAACAGTCACGGCTCAAAGAAAGACTGGAAGTACAGGCGAAAAAGTATAAGTCTTATATGCAGGAAGCCCAGCCTGTAGAGAAGAATGGCAGGTACACTCTGCCAATCAAGAGAGAAAATCGTAATAAGGTGAAAGGATCCATCATCGATCAATCTTCTTCTGGCGCAACTGTTTTTATCGAGCCTGATGAAATGACAAAGCTCCAGGAAGAACTGCATCTGTTGAGGATGAATGAAGAACATGAGGTCGAGCAGATTCTCTATACGCTGACAGCCGAAGTAATCAGCCATGAGCATGAACTAAATATTGCGATTGAAACGATGCATCAGTATGATGTGATTTTTGCCAAAGCGAAGTATAGCCGCTCGATCAAAGGAAACCCACCAATCTTTTCAGAAGGGTTTTCGTTAAATGTGAAGGAAGCCCGACACCCGATGCTTGGCGAAAAAGCGGTTCCGCTTTCTGTACAGCTGATGGAAACAGATCAGGCCCTGTTAATTACTGGTCCGAATACGGGTGGAAAGACCGTTACGTTAAAAACGATCGGACTGCTTTGTCTAATGGCGCAGACTGGCCTCCCGATTCCCGCCAAAGCGGGCACGGTACTGCCGATTTTTCAGCACATCTTTGTTGATATAGGAGATGGGCAAAGCATTGAAGAAAATCTAAGTACATTCAGTTCCAGACTTGTTAATCTGATCGATATTCTTAAAGAAGCCAATGACCATTCTCTCCTATTGTTGGATGAAATCGGATCGGGTACGGATCCGGGAGAAGGGATGGGATTAGCGACAGCCATTTTGGATCAACTGGCGGAAAAGGGTTCGACCATTCTGGCAACGACTCATTATAGTGAAATGAAGGAATATGCACGAGAGAAGACAGGATTCATCAACGGAGCAATGGAGTTTGATGTTGAGACGCTAAAACCGACGTACAAACTATTATTAGGAACTTCAGGGAAAAGTCAGGCGTTTGACATCGCCCACAAGCTTGGCTTGCATCCCGAGATTTTGAAGCATGCGTACAAAATCACCTATAAGCAGGAGGCAAATTTTGAGATTGATCAGGAGAGATTGAAACAGGAAGATTTCCGGAAGCAAATCACAGTTAATCGTTACGCAAGAAATAAAGCTGTTCAAAAGAAAAAACCTGTAACATCTGCTAAATTCCAGATGGGAGATAACGTTAGGATTCCATCAGAGGAGGAAATGGGGATCGTTTATACAGGACCGGATGAAAAAGGCAACTATATTGTCCAAGTCAAGGGAGAAAAACGGACGTACAATCATAAACGTTTGAAACTTCATATTCCGGCTAAAGAGCTTTATCCTGAGGATTACGATTTTGATATCATTTTCAAGTCAAAAGACTACAGGAAGATTAGAAAGCAGCTAGATCGAAAACATGTTGAAGGGTTGATTCTTGAGGATGAAGAGTAG
- a CDS encoding isochorismatase family cysteine hydrolase, producing MQQQETALVIIDMINKLDFSGGEDLLENSLPMSENLQGLKKEIKEEGYPVIYVNDNFGLWQDNVSDLIDECKEGPGEPLIEKILPDEDDYFIIKPKHSGFFGTQLGILLNQLGVKNLILTGIAGDICVLFTANDAYMREYNLWVPSDCIASESEEGNSSALSIMERSLSVDTRESNQVVLKEIFSY from the coding sequence ATGCAGCAGCAAGAGACAGCCCTGGTTATTATAGATATGATTAATAAATTGGACTTCAGCGGGGGAGAAGACCTGTTGGAAAATTCTTTGCCGATGTCTGAGAATCTCCAGGGCCTTAAAAAGGAGATAAAGGAGGAAGGCTATCCTGTTATCTATGTGAATGATAACTTTGGGCTTTGGCAGGACAATGTCTCTGATTTAATCGATGAGTGTAAAGAAGGTCCAGGGGAACCGCTGATTGAAAAAATTCTTCCTGATGAAGATGATTATTTTATTATAAAACCAAAACATTCAGGCTTTTTTGGTACACAGCTGGGAATCTTGTTAAATCAGCTAGGAGTAAAGAATTTGATCTTAACGGGTATTGCCGGTGACATTTGTGTATTATTCACAGCCAATGATGCGTACATGCGAGAATATAACTTATGGGTTCCATCCGATTGTATTGCTTCTGAATCGGAAGAAGGCAACAGCAGCGCACTCAGCATTATGGAGCGGTCGCTGTCTGTGGATACAAGAGAAAGCAATCAGGTGGTTTTAAAAGAAATTTTCTCCTATTGA